Proteins found in one Tsukamurella paurometabola DSM 20162 genomic segment:
- the dacB gene encoding D-alanyl-D-alanine carboxypeptidase/D-alanyl-D-alanine endopeptidase has protein sequence MPRSRIRRTLVRLAVTVIVLALVVVGVLAAALGYAAYRDSRDLDAQVPPRPAEQAYTPAIAPVAATSAPTAAGVRAQIAAALQNPDLGDFTGVIADAASGGVLWERDAARPRTPASTTKVLTAAAALLTLPADKRITTTVVAGAQPGEVVFVGAGDPTLRAGSDSMFTDAPKISDLAAQLRRGGTKITRVVVDTALFTGPDLARGWERADIAGGDVTPMQALTADAGRIRPGEDYSPRVPDPAVSAGRALATALGLPPTAVSTGTAPSGAAQLASVRSAPLDVRLRDAMIHSDNVLAESIGREVAAAGGQPLSFDGSARAVTAALRNAGFDLTGVELSDVDGLSTLNRISAKVLDEILTAAAGNGKPQLRPLLDMLPVGGSSGTLADRYVTANRPGAGYVRAKTGSLSGVSTLSGFVADREGSIITFTLMSSGTPVDVARPAMDAVTAALRGCGCR, from the coding sequence GTGCCACGCTCGCGGATCCGACGAACCCTCGTGCGCCTCGCGGTCACCGTGATCGTGCTGGCGCTGGTCGTCGTCGGCGTTCTCGCCGCGGCCCTCGGGTACGCCGCGTACCGCGACAGCCGTGACCTCGACGCGCAGGTACCGCCCCGCCCGGCCGAGCAGGCCTACACTCCGGCGATCGCGCCCGTGGCCGCCACCTCCGCTCCCACCGCGGCGGGAGTGCGCGCACAGATCGCGGCGGCATTGCAGAACCCCGACCTCGGCGACTTCACCGGCGTGATCGCCGACGCCGCATCGGGCGGCGTGCTCTGGGAACGCGACGCAGCCCGGCCCCGCACTCCGGCGTCCACCACCAAGGTGCTCACAGCGGCCGCCGCGCTGCTCACTCTGCCGGCCGACAAGCGGATCACCACCACCGTGGTCGCCGGCGCACAGCCGGGCGAAGTGGTGTTCGTGGGCGCGGGCGATCCGACGTTGCGCGCGGGATCCGATTCGATGTTCACCGATGCTCCCAAGATCTCCGATCTGGCCGCACAGCTGCGGCGCGGCGGTACCAAGATCACCCGTGTGGTGGTGGACACCGCATTGTTCACCGGCCCCGACTTGGCTCGTGGTTGGGAGCGGGCCGATATCGCCGGCGGGGATGTGACGCCGATGCAAGCGCTCACCGCAGACGCGGGTCGCATTCGCCCCGGCGAGGACTACTCGCCGCGCGTCCCCGATCCCGCCGTATCGGCGGGGCGCGCGCTCGCCACCGCGCTGGGTCTGCCGCCCACCGCCGTCTCGACCGGGACCGCTCCGTCGGGTGCGGCGCAACTCGCCTCCGTGCGCAGCGCACCGCTCGATGTGCGGCTGCGCGACGCCATGATCCACTCGGACAACGTGCTCGCCGAGTCCATCGGGCGCGAGGTCGCCGCTGCGGGCGGCCAGCCGCTGTCCTTCGACGGCAGCGCCCGCGCCGTGACGGCGGCCCTGCGCAATGCCGGATTCGACCTCACGGGCGTCGAGCTCTCCGATGTCGACGGCCTCTCCACGCTGAACCGCATCTCCGCGAAGGTGCTCGACGAGATCCTCACCGCCGCAGCCGGGAACGGCAAGCCGCAGCTGCGTCCGCTGCTCGATATGCTGCCCGTCGGCGGCTCCAGCGGAACGCTCGCCGACCGGTACGTCACTGCGAACCGGCCCGGTGCCGGATACGTCCGCGCCAAGACCGGCAGCCTCTCCGGCGTCAGTACCCTGTCCGGGTTCGTCGCCGACCGGGAGGGCTCGATCATCACCTTCACGCTCATGTCCTCCGGAACCCCCGTCGACGTCGCGCGCCCCGCGATGGACGCGGTGACGGCCGCGCTGCGCGGCTGCGGCTGCCGCTGA
- a CDS encoding zinc-dependent metalloprotease, protein MATRRHRSPQVDWSLAAAAARRLAGGGPATTAYTRDRAAAQLIGFAAEAERHVRDVTGLATGARIPAARTVDRREWVDAAARSMAALLDGDHSGRPGIGARIAGLQAGGMLGFVSGSILGQYDPFGTSDGELLLVVPNVLRVERALGLDPDDFRMWVCLHEVTHRVQFAANPWLRDHMRDNVAALTGDGDSGTVADLLHRVNAALRGGKRHDGVIGLLQIAAPAEQFAAIENLLILGTLLEGHADHVMDAAGPTVVPTVATIRAAFDRRRASPANPLQRVLRALLGVDAKIAQYVRGKKFVDAVVADVGMDRFNTVWSGPDTLPRDEEFDEPARWMARVLGAPAP, encoded by the coding sequence ATGGCCACCCGCCGTCACCGCAGCCCGCAGGTCGACTGGTCGCTCGCGGCCGCCGCCGCGCGACGGCTCGCCGGTGGTGGACCGGCGACCACCGCGTACACCCGCGACCGCGCCGCAGCCCAGCTCATCGGCTTCGCAGCCGAAGCCGAACGGCACGTGCGTGACGTCACCGGCCTGGCCACCGGTGCGCGGATACCGGCGGCGCGCACCGTCGACCGCCGGGAGTGGGTCGATGCGGCGGCGCGGTCCATGGCCGCTCTGCTCGACGGCGATCACAGCGGCCGCCCCGGTATCGGAGCCCGGATCGCCGGACTGCAGGCCGGCGGCATGCTCGGGTTCGTTTCCGGATCGATTCTCGGACAATACGATCCGTTCGGCACCTCCGACGGTGAGCTGCTTCTCGTCGTGCCCAACGTGCTGCGTGTCGAACGCGCCCTGGGTCTCGACCCCGATGACTTCCGGATGTGGGTGTGTCTGCACGAGGTGACCCATCGGGTGCAGTTCGCCGCCAACCCGTGGCTGCGGGATCACATGCGGGACAACGTTGCCGCTCTGACCGGCGACGGAGACAGCGGCACAGTCGCCGATCTGCTGCACCGGGTGAACGCCGCACTGCGCGGTGGCAAACGGCACGACGGGGTGATCGGGCTACTCCAGATCGCCGCTCCCGCAGAGCAGTTCGCCGCCATCGAGAACCTCCTGATCCTGGGAACCCTGTTGGAAGGGCACGCCGACCACGTGATGGATGCCGCCGGACCGACGGTGGTGCCCACTGTCGCCACCATCCGTGCGGCCTTCGACCGGCGCCGCGCCTCGCCCGCGAATCCGCTGCAGCGGGTGCTGCGTGCCCTCCTCGGCGTGGATGCGAAGATCGCGCAGTACGTGCGCGGTAAGAAGTTCGTCGATGCCGTGGTGGCCGACGTGGGCATGGACCGGTTCAACACCGTATGGTCCGGTCCCGACACCCTGCCCCGTGATGAGGAGTTCGACGAACCCGCCCGGTGGATGGCCCGCGTCCTCGGCGCACCGGCCCCGTGA
- the tilS gene encoding tRNA lysidine(34) synthetase TilS, with product MSRPGPAALQIRRAVQHWAARYGAPSTVAVAVSGGPDSLALLAGAVAAGLEPVALVVDHGLQPDSAATAARAAGQARSAGARRADVLTVIVDAAGGPEAAARTARYRALDAHRDGLPVLLGHTLDDQAETVLLGLGRGSGARSLAGMAAWAEPYGRPLLGVRRAVTRQACAELGLDPWDDPHNTDARYTRVRLRHEVLPLLEEVLGGGVAQALARTAASLRDDNDALDALTPAPSGDELPVADIEHLPPALRRRALRAWLAGRGARALTAAHLAAVDALVSDWHGQGPAAVPGGSAGRRLQVHRTGGILSAW from the coding sequence GTGAGCCGGCCCGGCCCCGCGGCCCTGCAGATCCGCCGCGCCGTGCAGCACTGGGCGGCACGGTACGGCGCACCGTCGACGGTGGCGGTCGCCGTGTCCGGCGGTCCGGACTCCCTGGCCCTGCTCGCCGGAGCCGTCGCCGCGGGGCTGGAGCCGGTCGCGCTGGTCGTCGACCACGGTCTGCAGCCGGACTCGGCGGCCACCGCCGCTCGCGCCGCCGGCCAGGCCCGCAGCGCAGGGGCTCGCCGCGCCGACGTCCTGACCGTGATCGTCGACGCCGCCGGAGGACCGGAGGCCGCGGCCCGGACCGCCCGCTACCGCGCACTCGACGCCCACCGTGACGGCCTGCCCGTGCTGCTCGGGCACACCCTCGACGATCAGGCCGAAACCGTGCTGCTCGGTCTCGGTCGGGGCTCTGGCGCCCGCTCGCTCGCCGGCATGGCGGCCTGGGCCGAGCCCTACGGGCGGCCCCTGCTCGGCGTGCGTCGCGCCGTCACCCGCCAGGCGTGCGCCGAACTCGGCCTCGACCCCTGGGACGACCCCCACAACACCGATGCGCGTTACACCCGGGTCCGGCTGCGCCACGAGGTGCTTCCGCTCCTGGAAGAGGTTCTCGGCGGGGGAGTGGCGCAGGCCCTGGCCCGCACTGCCGCGTCGCTGCGTGACGACAACGACGCACTCGACGCTCTCACTCCCGCGCCGTCGGGCGATGAGCTTCCGGTCGCCGACATCGAACATCTGCCGCCCGCGCTCCGGCGAAGGGCGTTGCGCGCCTGGCTCGCCGGCCGCGGCGCCCGCGCTCTCACCGCCGCACACCTCGCCGCGGTCGATGCCCTGGTCAGCGACTGGCACGGCCAGGGACCGGCCGCGGTGCCGGGCGGAAGTGCGGGGCGGCGGCTGCAGGTGCACCGCACAGGTGGCATTCTGAGTGCGTGGTGA
- the hpt gene encoding hypoxanthine phosphoribosyltransferase — protein sequence MNGTGELYAGDIASVVLSEEQIKQRIAELAAQIAEEYGDRETDLLLITVLKGAVMFVTDLARALPVPTQLEFMAVSSYGSSTSSSGVVRILKDLDRDIAGRDVLIVEDIIDSGLTLSWLLRNLATRQPNSLEVVTLLRKPDAVRVDVDVKWVGFDIPNEFVVGYGLDYAERYRDMPYIGILEPKVYSE from the coding sequence GTGAACGGCACGGGTGAGTTGTACGCGGGAGACATCGCCTCGGTGGTGCTCTCCGAGGAGCAGATCAAGCAGCGGATTGCGGAACTCGCGGCGCAGATCGCGGAGGAATACGGAGACCGGGAGACCGACCTCCTGCTGATCACCGTGCTCAAGGGCGCGGTCATGTTCGTGACCGACCTGGCCCGGGCGCTACCGGTGCCCACGCAGCTCGAGTTCATGGCCGTCTCGAGCTACGGTTCGTCGACGTCGAGCTCGGGCGTGGTGCGCATCCTCAAGGACCTCGACCGCGATATCGCCGGCCGTGATGTGCTCATCGTCGAGGACATCATCGATTCCGGTCTCACGCTGAGCTGGCTGCTGCGCAACCTCGCGACACGGCAGCCGAACTCGCTCGAAGTGGTCACGCTCCTGCGTAAGCCCGACGCCGTGCGGGTGGACGTCGACGTGAAGTGGGTCGGCTTCGACATCCCCAACGAATTCGTCGTCGGCTACGGGCTCGACTACGCCGAGCGGTACCGCGATATGCCTTACATCGGCATCCTGGAGCCCAAGGTCTACAGCGAATGA
- a CDS encoding amidase, with the protein MTLLTAAATADGVREGRHTAVETTREALARIGDDEVNGWRVLRPAEALAEAAAVDARPDRYALPLAGVPIAIKDNVAVSGHRILDGVSAECGAGLPVERSDHPVVKRLRAAGAVVVGLTRVPELCLWAMTDDAEAVVANPHRPGRTPGGSSGGSAAVVAAGHVALAHGNDGLGSLRGPAAAAGIVTIKPGRGVVPAELGPTNWFGMAENGPMTRTVGDAALGLSVMAGRPELAQIGEGAGLRIGLGLNRPTPATVTSRTIAAAVRDATAVLTAREHSVHEVRVPYPASPLPLLARWVAAAATDADDIVARGATAALLQARTRRHAALGRVVTARGLVRPADAAAIESELERFFANERIDVLVTPTLARRPAQARRYSALPWVASAAASLNYAPYPSLWNLLGWPAMSVPFRGEGVQLIARPGGEADLLAVAAKLEA; encoded by the coding sequence ATGACCCTGCTCACCGCTGCGGCGACGGCCGACGGGGTACGCGAGGGCCGGCACACCGCCGTCGAGACGACCCGCGAGGCACTGGCCCGCATCGGTGACGACGAGGTGAACGGCTGGCGGGTGCTCCGTCCCGCGGAAGCGCTCGCCGAAGCCGCAGCGGTGGACGCGCGCCCCGACCGGTACGCACTGCCGCTGGCGGGTGTGCCGATCGCGATCAAGGACAACGTGGCGGTGTCCGGGCACCGGATCCTCGATGGAGTGTCCGCCGAATGCGGCGCCGGACTGCCGGTCGAACGGAGCGATCACCCCGTGGTGAAGCGCCTGCGCGCGGCGGGTGCCGTGGTGGTCGGCCTCACCCGGGTACCCGAGCTGTGCCTGTGGGCGATGACCGACGATGCGGAGGCCGTGGTCGCCAACCCGCATCGTCCCGGCCGTACCCCGGGTGGCAGCTCCGGCGGAAGTGCCGCGGTGGTGGCCGCCGGACACGTCGCGCTGGCCCACGGCAACGACGGCCTGGGCTCGCTGCGCGGACCCGCTGCGGCCGCCGGGATCGTGACGATCAAGCCCGGCCGAGGCGTGGTCCCCGCCGAGCTCGGCCCCACGAATTGGTTCGGCATGGCCGAGAACGGGCCCATGACCCGGACCGTGGGGGACGCTGCCCTCGGCCTGTCGGTGATGGCCGGACGGCCCGAGCTCGCGCAGATCGGCGAGGGTGCCGGGCTGCGTATCGGCCTCGGACTCAACCGTCCGACCCCGGCCACCGTCACCTCGCGCACCATCGCAGCGGCGGTGCGCGATGCCACCGCTGTCCTCACGGCTCGGGAGCATTCGGTGCATGAGGTGCGCGTGCCCTATCCGGCGTCGCCGCTGCCGCTGCTGGCCCGGTGGGTGGCCGCGGCCGCCACCGATGCCGACGATATCGTCGCCCGCGGCGCCACTGCCGCACTGCTCCAGGCCCGAACCCGCAGGCACGCCGCGCTCGGACGGGTCGTGACGGCACGAGGCCTGGTGCGGCCCGCCGATGCCGCGGCCATCGAATCCGAGCTGGAGCGGTTCTTCGCGAATGAGCGGATCGACGTCCTGGTGACCCCGACGTTGGCCCGCCGGCCTGCGCAGGCACGCCGGTACAGCGCGTTGCCGTGGGTGGCCAGCGCAGCCGCGAGCCTGAACTATGCGCCCTATCCGAGCCTGTGGAACCTACTGGGCTGGCCCGCGATGTCGGTGCCCTTCCGCGGTGAGGGTGTGCAGCTCATCGCACGCCCGGGCGGCGAGGCCGATCTGCTGGCCGTGGCCGCGAAGCTCGAGGCCTGA
- a CDS encoding DUF2628 domain-containing protein — protein MTDPQYPQAPVAAPSPTWNSRFDFYNTYGHPSASAHGAAAFKQLSFGERFRLTANGPAFFFGPIYFAIKGPWRKGLSLFGVAVAISALIGVIELAFDISFPAAGFGAAIGVLYSTAANWAYYQHVAYGSTSWNPFEGVPLLRARK, from the coding sequence GTGACCGATCCCCAGTATCCCCAGGCCCCGGTGGCCGCACCGTCGCCCACGTGGAACAGCCGCTTCGACTTCTACAACACCTATGGCCATCCCTCCGCATCGGCGCACGGGGCGGCCGCGTTCAAGCAGTTGTCCTTCGGGGAGCGGTTCCGGCTCACGGCGAACGGTCCGGCGTTCTTCTTCGGCCCGATCTACTTCGCGATCAAGGGACCGTGGCGCAAGGGTCTGAGCCTGTTCGGCGTCGCCGTCGCGATCAGCGCCCTGATCGGCGTGATCGAGCTGGCCTTCGACATCTCGTTCCCCGCTGCCGGGTTCGGCGCCGCTATTGGCGTGCTCTATTCCACGGCCGCGAACTGGGCGTACTACCAGCACGTGGCCTACGGCAGCACCAGCTGGAATCCGTTCGAGGGTGTTCCGCTGCTGCGGGCCCGGAAGTAG
- the ftsH gene encoding ATP-dependent zinc metalloprotease FtsH, with protein MKRKSLIRTLAIIAGFVLLIWAFTMVNSKDRDYTPVSTGLVLSQLQANNVTDVQIDDREQTLRVTIDKPIDGVEGKKIFAKYPAGTSRDILADVQDAKTPDGKPLQDYTTNVTAESIWQSVLFMLLPILLLVGLFFFLMNRMQGGGRGGVMGFGKSKAKQLTKDMPKTTFADVAGADEAVEELYEIKDFLQNPARYQALGAKIPKGVLLYGPPGTGKTLLARAVAGEAGVPFFTISGSDFVEMFVGVGASRVRDLFEQAKENSPCIIFVDEIDAVGRQRGAGMGGGHDEREQTLNQLLVEMDGFGDRQGIILIAATNRPDILDPALLRPGRFDRQIPVSNPDMAGRKAILEVHAKGKPLADDVDLSGLAKRTPGMSGADLANVINEAALLTARENGSQITAPILEESVDRVVGGPRRKNRIISEHEKKVTAYHEGGHTLAAWATEGLDPVYKVTVLARGRTGGHALAVPENDKGMYTRNEMIGRLIFAMGGRAAEELVFAEPTTGASSDIDQATKIARGMVTEYGMSARLGAVRYGQDDGDPFVGRGIGSGAQYSEAVASQIDEEVRSLVEAAHTEAWAILNEYRDVLDVLAGELLEKETLVRKDLERIFASVEKRPRITQFDDFGTRTPSTKPPIKTPKEIAIENGDPWPPVDEEAERKKAEQAALAAAAAPSGQNGQVNGQGPQAQPWPVPGGQPGYGQGYGQPGYQWGGQSQGYPGPQYPNQPYPGQSGGYPPAPNPYPQPGQYGQPPAGGSRPDYGAPAGWSAPGWPPQGQPGQQPGQAPQGQDPEQKSGPDRSSES; from the coding sequence ATGAAACGCAAATCACTCATCCGGACGCTGGCGATCATCGCCGGCTTCGTGCTCCTGATCTGGGCTTTCACCATGGTCAACAGCAAGGACCGCGACTACACCCCGGTGTCCACCGGGCTGGTCCTCAGTCAATTGCAGGCGAACAACGTCACGGACGTGCAGATCGACGACCGCGAGCAGACGCTGCGCGTGACGATCGACAAGCCGATCGACGGGGTCGAGGGCAAGAAAATCTTCGCGAAGTACCCGGCGGGCACCTCGCGCGACATCCTCGCCGATGTCCAGGACGCGAAGACGCCCGACGGCAAGCCGCTGCAGGACTACACGACCAACGTGACCGCGGAGTCGATCTGGCAGTCGGTGCTGTTCATGCTGCTCCCGATCCTGCTGCTGGTGGGCCTGTTCTTCTTCTTGATGAACCGGATGCAGGGCGGCGGCCGTGGCGGCGTCATGGGCTTCGGCAAGAGTAAGGCCAAGCAGCTCACCAAGGACATGCCGAAGACCACGTTCGCCGATGTCGCGGGCGCCGACGAGGCGGTCGAGGAGCTCTACGAGATCAAGGACTTCCTGCAGAACCCGGCCCGCTATCAGGCACTGGGCGCGAAGATCCCCAAGGGCGTGCTGCTCTACGGCCCGCCCGGCACCGGTAAGACGCTGCTCGCGCGCGCCGTCGCCGGTGAGGCCGGCGTGCCCTTCTTCACCATCTCCGGTTCGGACTTCGTCGAGATGTTCGTCGGTGTCGGTGCCTCCCGCGTGCGCGACTTGTTCGAGCAGGCCAAGGAGAACAGCCCCTGCATCATCTTCGTCGACGAGATCGACGCCGTCGGCCGCCAGCGCGGCGCCGGTATGGGCGGCGGCCATGACGAGCGCGAGCAGACCCTCAACCAGCTGCTCGTCGAGATGGACGGTTTCGGCGATCGCCAAGGCATCATCCTGATCGCGGCCACCAACCGCCCCGACATCCTCGACCCGGCGCTGTTGCGCCCCGGCCGCTTCGACCGCCAGATCCCGGTGTCGAATCCGGATATGGCGGGCCGCAAGGCGATCCTCGAGGTGCACGCCAAGGGCAAGCCGCTCGCCGACGACGTGGATCTGTCCGGGCTGGCCAAGCGCACCCCCGGTATGTCGGGTGCGGATCTGGCCAATGTGATCAACGAGGCCGCGCTGCTCACCGCCCGCGAGAACGGCTCGCAGATCACGGCGCCGATCCTCGAGGAGTCCGTGGACCGTGTGGTCGGTGGACCGCGCCGCAAGAACCGGATCATCTCCGAGCACGAGAAGAAGGTCACGGCCTACCACGAGGGCGGGCACACCCTGGCCGCGTGGGCCACCGAGGGACTCGACCCGGTGTACAAGGTCACGGTGCTCGCCCGCGGCCGCACCGGCGGTCACGCACTGGCCGTGCCCGAGAACGACAAGGGCATGTACACCCGCAACGAGATGATCGGACGACTGATCTTCGCGATGGGCGGTCGCGCCGCGGAGGAACTGGTCTTCGCCGAGCCCACCACGGGCGCGTCGAGTGATATCGACCAGGCCACCAAGATCGCCCGCGGCATGGTCACCGAGTACGGCATGAGCGCGCGGCTCGGCGCCGTCCGCTACGGCCAGGACGACGGTGACCCGTTCGTCGGCCGCGGCATCGGCAGTGGGGCGCAGTACTCCGAGGCCGTCGCGAGCCAGATCGACGAGGAGGTGCGCTCGCTGGTCGAGGCCGCGCACACCGAGGCCTGGGCCATCCTCAACGAGTACCGCGATGTGCTCGACGTGCTCGCAGGGGAGTTGCTGGAGAAGGAGACACTCGTCCGCAAGGATCTCGAGCGGATCTTCGCCTCGGTCGAGAAGCGCCCGCGGATCACGCAGTTCGACGATTTCGGTACCCGCACGCCGTCGACCAAGCCGCCGATCAAGACGCCCAAGGAGATCGCCATCGAGAACGGCGATCCGTGGCCCCCGGTCGATGAGGAGGCCGAGCGGAAGAAGGCCGAGCAGGCCGCGCTCGCCGCGGCGGCGGCACCGTCGGGCCAGAACGGCCAGGTCAACGGGCAGGGGCCGCAGGCGCAGCCGTGGCCCGTGCCGGGCGGTCAGCCGGGTTACGGACAGGGCTACGGCCAGCCGGGCTATCAGTGGGGCGGGCAGTCGCAGGGGTATCCGGGGCCGCAGTATCCGAACCAGCCCTACCCGGGCCAGTCGGGCGGCTACCCGCCGGCCCCGAATCCGTACCCGCAGCCGGGCCAGTACGGTCAGCCGCCGGCCGGCGGCAGCCGCCCGGACTACGGCGCACCCGCCGGCTGGTCGGCACCCGGGTGGCCCCCGCAGGGGCAGCCCGGACAGCAGCCGGGCCAAGCGCCGCAGGGGCAGGACCCGGAGCAGAAGTCGGGTCCGGACCGCTCGAGCGAGAGCTGA
- the folE gene encoding GTP cyclohydrolase I FolE, whose translation MAAGDGAAIAPFDHERAVAAVRELLIAVGEDPEREGLKKTPERVARAFQEVFGGLHTDPDSVLDTTFGEDHDELVLVKDIPMYSTCEHHLVSFHGVAHVGYLPGPSGRVTGLSKLARVVDLYAKRPQVQERLTAQIADAVVRKLDPRGVIVVIEAEHLCMAMRGIRKPGASTTTSAVRGAFKDSATSRAEALELILRR comes from the coding sequence GTGGCGGCGGGCGACGGGGCGGCGATCGCGCCCTTCGACCACGAGCGTGCCGTGGCCGCCGTGCGGGAGCTGCTCATCGCGGTCGGCGAGGATCCCGAACGGGAGGGACTGAAGAAGACTCCCGAACGCGTGGCCCGCGCCTTCCAGGAGGTCTTCGGCGGCCTGCATACCGACCCTGATTCGGTGCTGGACACCACCTTCGGGGAGGATCACGACGAGCTGGTGCTGGTCAAGGACATCCCGATGTACTCGACCTGCGAGCATCATCTGGTGTCCTTCCACGGCGTCGCCCACGTGGGCTACCTTCCCGGCCCCAGCGGGCGCGTCACCGGCCTGAGCAAACTGGCCCGCGTCGTCGATCTGTACGCCAAGCGGCCGCAGGTGCAGGAGCGGCTCACCGCCCAGATCGCCGATGCTGTTGTGCGCAAACTCGATCCGCGGGGCGTGATCGTGGTGATCGAGGCCGAGCACCTGTGCATGGCCATGCGCGGCATCCGCAAGCCCGGGGCCAGCACCACCACATCGGCCGTGCGCGGGGCGTTCAAGGACAGCGCCACCTCGCGGGCTGAGGCGCTCGAACTCATCCTGCGCCGGTGA
- the folP gene encoding dihydropteroate synthase yields the protein MGVVNVTTDSFSDGGRYLDLDAALAHARELVAEGAAVVDVGGESTRPGAHRVPAEVERDRVVPVITALAAEGIAVSVDTMRASVAAAALDAGAAIVNDVSGGRADPAMAGVVAGSSAPWILMHWRPSPGAPGADTWSGIHHGVTDYTDVVTEVRDELLHQADAAIAAGIAPERIVLDPGLGFAKNGDHNWALLRGLNTLQDTGFRVLVGASRKRFLGELLGGRAPAGREVATAAISALAAREGVWGVRVHDVRATADAIAVARAWKKGGI from the coding sequence ATGGGCGTGGTCAACGTGACCACCGATTCGTTCTCCGACGGCGGCCGCTACCTCGACCTGGACGCCGCGCTCGCGCACGCCCGTGAGCTGGTCGCCGAGGGTGCAGCGGTGGTCGACGTGGGGGGCGAATCGACCCGCCCCGGCGCACATCGTGTGCCCGCAGAGGTCGAGCGCGACCGGGTGGTTCCCGTCATCACCGCGCTCGCCGCCGAGGGGATCGCCGTCTCCGTGGACACCATGCGGGCCTCCGTGGCCGCCGCCGCCCTGGACGCGGGCGCCGCCATCGTCAACGACGTCTCCGGTGGCCGTGCCGATCCCGCGATGGCGGGTGTGGTCGCCGGCTCGAGCGCCCCGTGGATCCTCATGCACTGGAGGCCGTCGCCCGGGGCGCCGGGGGCCGACACCTGGAGCGGAATCCACCACGGCGTCACCGACTACACCGATGTGGTCACCGAAGTGCGCGATGAGCTGCTGCACCAGGCCGATGCCGCGATCGCTGCCGGTATCGCCCCCGAGCGGATCGTGCTCGACCCCGGGCTCGGCTTCGCCAAGAACGGCGATCACAACTGGGCACTGCTGCGGGGATTGAACACCTTGCAAGACACCGGGTTCCGAGTGCTCGTGGGTGCCTCGCGCAAGCGTTTCCTGGGCGAGCTGCTCGGCGGTCGTGCTCCGGCCGGTCGCGAGGTGGCGACCGCCGCGATCTCCGCCCTCGCCGCCCGGGAGGGAGTCTGGGGTGTACGGGTACACGACGTCCGGGCCACCGCCGACGCCATTGCGGTCGCGCGGGCCTGGAAGAAGGGCGGAATCTGA
- the folB gene encoding dihydroneopterin aldolase: protein MADRIELTGLRVRGNHGVFDHERRDGQEFIVDLVLWLDSRPAATSDDLADTVDYGALAQLAHDIVAGEPRNLIETVAAEIADGIAADPRVYATEVTVHKPSAPIPLTFADVAVVARRSRAGARGVPQ from the coding sequence ATGGCCGACCGCATCGAGCTCACCGGACTGCGGGTGCGCGGGAACCACGGTGTCTTCGACCACGAGCGCCGCGACGGCCAGGAATTCATCGTCGACCTGGTGCTGTGGCTCGACTCCAGGCCCGCGGCGACCTCCGACGACCTGGCCGACACCGTCGACTACGGGGCACTGGCTCAGCTCGCGCACGACATCGTGGCGGGGGAGCCGCGCAACCTCATCGAGACCGTCGCCGCTGAGATCGCCGACGGTATCGCCGCCGACCCGCGGGTCTACGCCACCGAGGTCACGGTGCATAAGCCGTCGGCTCCGATCCCGCTGACCTTCGCGGACGTGGCGGTCGTCGCCCGTCGCTCCCGCGCCGGCGCTCGCGGGGTGCCGCAGTGA